In Elaeis guineensis isolate ETL-2024a chromosome 1, EG11, whole genome shotgun sequence, a genomic segment contains:
- the LOC105039642 gene encoding probable receptor-like serine/threonine-protein kinase At5g57670 translates to MRHLYLSSRSFKRLLSVSIGKRRRIEGSPEENGSPGQDESKSIEPSQDEKPPQKPSWRCFSYEEVHKATNGFHQDNLVGRGGYAEVYRGLLEDGQVIAVKRLTRASTDEQKEKDFLQELGTIGHVRHPNVSALLGCCVDRDLHLIFEFSSHGSVSSNLHDEKSPPMAWKLRYNIAVGTARGLHYLHKGCQRRIIHRDIKASNILLTANFEPQISDFGLAKWLPSEWTHRAVAPIEGTFGCLAPEYFMHGIVDEKTDVFAFGVFLLEIISGRKPVDGSHKSLLSWAKPYLGDGTIQKLVDPRLEQDYDMGQLKRLTFIASLCVRATATWRPSMTEVLELLEDGEMLQQDRWKMPEEEEEEDEFWGFDDLDDGWDECDTPSSSSSTRSSQP, encoded by the exons ATGCGGCACTTGTATCTTAGCAGCAGAAGTTTCAAGCGCCTTCTCTCTGTCTCCATTGGAAAAAGGAGAAGAATAGAAGGAAGTCCGGAGGAGAATGGCTCCCCTGGCCAGGATGAAAGCAAATCCATTGAGCCATCACAGGACGAGAAGCCACCTCAGAAGCCCAGTTGGAGATGCTTCTCATATGAAGAAGTCCACAAAGCAACAAATGGTTTTCATCAAG ATAATTTGGTCGGCAGAGGGGGGTATGCCGAGGTGTACAGAGGACTGCTGGAGGATGGGCAGGTGATTGCAGTGAAGAGGCTGACGAGAGCTTCCACTGATGAGCAGAAGGAGAAGGACTTCTTGCAGGAGCTCGGGACCATTGGCCATGTCCGGCATCCCAATGTCTCGGCCCTTTTGGGCTGCTGCGTCGACCGAGATCTTCATCTTATCTTCGAGTTCTCTTCGCATGGTTCTGTCTCCTCTAATCTGCATG ATGAGAAATCGCCACCAATGGCTTGGAAGCTGAGGTACAACATTGCAGTGGGTACCGCTCGTGGGCTTCATTATTTGCACAAGGGATGCCAAAGAAGGATTATTCACAGAGACATCAAGGCCTCCAATATACTTCTGACAGCGAATTTTGAACCTCAG ATTTCAGATTTTGGGCTCGCAAAGTGGCTTCCGTCGGAGTGGACTCACCGTGCCGTCGCACCAATTGAAGGGACATTCGG GTGTTTGGCACCAGAATACTTCATGCATGGGATTGTTGATGAGAAGACTGATGTCTTTGCTTTTGGAGTCTTCCTCTTGGAGATCATATCAGGGAGGAAACCAGTGGATGGGTCCCACAAGAGCTTGCTTAGCTGG GCAAAACCTTATTTAGGTGATGGCACGATACAAAAACTGGTGGATCCACGACTAGAACAGGACTACGACATGGGACAGTTGAAGAGGCTTACCTTCATAGCCTCTCTTTGCGTCAGGGCAACTGCAACATGGCGTCCATCGATGACCGAG GTATTGGAACTATTGGAGGATGGTGAGATGCTGCAACAAGATCGATGGAAGATGCccgaagaggaagaggaggaagatgagTTCTGGGGCTTCGATGATCTCGACGATGGATGGGATGAATGTGATACCCCATCATCGTCTTCATCAACGAGAAGCTCCCAACCATAA